A window from Aeromonas rivipollensis encodes these proteins:
- a CDS encoding LysE family transporter: MTELLAVVAITFFAVISPGPDFAMVSRNSLLLSRRTGVLTALGIAAGVCVHVSYTLLGVGLLIQQSLWLFNLIKLAGAAYLIFLGIKMLRAQPATGEEMASQPALSSLGALRTGFLTNVLNPKTTIFIVSLFMQVVQPQTPLAVQLGYGAFIVLAHALWFSAVALFFSSASVRARLLAVRHWIDRVFGGLLVGFGMLLALTQQSR, translated from the coding sequence ATGACCGAACTGTTAGCCGTCGTCGCCATTACCTTCTTTGCCGTGATCAGCCCGGGGCCCGATTTTGCCATGGTGTCGCGCAACAGCCTGCTGCTCTCCCGTCGCACCGGCGTGCTGACGGCGCTCGGCATAGCGGCCGGGGTCTGTGTCCACGTGAGCTACACCCTGCTGGGGGTGGGTCTCTTGATCCAGCAGTCCCTCTGGCTGTTCAACCTCATCAAGCTGGCGGGGGCGGCCTATCTCATCTTCCTCGGCATCAAGATGCTGCGGGCCCAGCCCGCGACCGGCGAAGAGATGGCCAGTCAGCCAGCCCTCTCCAGCCTGGGGGCACTGCGCACCGGTTTTCTGACCAATGTGCTCAACCCCAAGACCACCATCTTCATCGTCAGCCTCTTCATGCAGGTGGTGCAGCCACAGACGCCGCTGGCGGTCCAGCTCGGCTATGGCGCCTTCATCGTACTGGCCCACGCCCTCTGGTTCAGCGCCGTGGCGCTCTTCTTCTCCAGCGCGTCGGTGCGGGCTCGTCTGCTGGCGGTGCGCCACTGGATCGACCGGGTGTTTGGCGGTCTGCTGGTGGGATTCGGCATGCTGCTGGCACTGACCCAGCAATCGCGCTGA
- a CDS encoding D-arabinono-1,4-lactone oxidase, giving the protein MTVRFQAFHSIKAIGNREVLFNWSRTNPLGALDQVWRPKNRDELQQLLREYPERKLRLIGSGLSFEPIHSVYAEGSQALLVDLHHLRGQLAKTADTVTYQAGTPLDTVYGDLIAMDRMLPASPGVIGIQTLGGALSTGTHGQGLHQSSLCDAVEALTVMLANGDIIEVDRTDPRFGAFVMGMGMLGVLLDVRLRTVPNRIMRCTKFTTDYPFLLEHNERLNREHSFVKSWWFAWTGESHIWLVDPASEEEVARYRAGGSEPLLLEEDVGSAMNAALNDTIDATLQKMARDTKDEARRGEHFETVRRFKDASDLVGNVYQILCKGIPAPQINCEVAVPLERMQEALAILQHWQERNPGALHYPFILRCTGPSEAWLSAAYGKSVCWIGFLVYLAADGTFVGGSMEQMRELQQLLVPLGGTPHFGKHLAMDLYDFPALLPRWHDFLALKRELDPHGRFENRWLGELFANR; this is encoded by the coding sequence ATGACGGTCAGGTTCCAGGCATTTCACAGCATCAAGGCGATTGGCAATCGGGAGGTGCTGTTCAACTGGTCCAGGACCAACCCCCTCGGCGCCCTGGATCAGGTGTGGCGTCCGAAGAATCGCGACGAGCTGCAGCAGCTGCTGCGGGAATACCCGGAACGCAAGCTGCGGCTCATCGGCTCCGGCCTCTCCTTCGAACCCATCCACAGCGTCTATGCCGAGGGCAGTCAGGCGCTGCTGGTGGATTTGCACCATCTGCGCGGCCAGCTGGCGAAAACCGCCGATACCGTCACCTACCAGGCGGGCACGCCCCTCGATACCGTCTATGGGGATCTCATCGCCATGGATAGGATGCTGCCGGCGTCCCCCGGCGTCATCGGCATCCAGACCCTGGGGGGCGCGCTCAGCACAGGCACCCACGGTCAGGGGCTGCACCAGTCCTCCCTATGCGATGCGGTGGAAGCCCTGACGGTGATGCTGGCCAATGGGGACATCATTGAAGTGGATCGCACCGATCCGCGCTTCGGCGCCTTCGTGATGGGCATGGGCATGCTCGGCGTGCTGCTCGACGTGCGCCTTCGCACTGTGCCAAACCGCATCATGCGCTGCACCAAGTTCACCACCGACTATCCCTTCCTGCTGGAACACAACGAGCGGCTCAACCGTGAACACAGCTTCGTGAAGAGCTGGTGGTTCGCCTGGACCGGCGAGAGCCACATCTGGCTGGTGGATCCCGCCTCCGAGGAGGAGGTGGCCCGCTACCGCGCCGGGGGCAGCGAGCCACTGCTGCTGGAGGAGGACGTTGGCAGCGCCATGAACGCCGCTCTCAATGACACCATAGACGCCACCCTGCAGAAGATGGCGCGGGACACCAAGGACGAGGCGCGCCGCGGCGAGCACTTCGAGACGGTGCGCCGCTTCAAGGATGCCTCTGACCTGGTGGGCAACGTCTACCAGATCCTCTGCAAGGGGATTCCAGCGCCCCAGATCAACTGCGAGGTGGCTGTGCCCCTCGAGCGCATGCAGGAGGCCCTCGCGATCCTGCAGCACTGGCAGGAGCGCAACCCGGGAGCGCTGCATTACCCCTTCATATTGCGCTGCACCGGCCCCTCCGAGGCCTGGCTCAGTGCCGCCTATGGCAAGTCGGTGTGCTGGATAGGGTTCCTGGTCTATCTGGCGGCGGACGGCACCTTCGTGGGCGGCTCCATGGAGCAGATGCGCGAGCTGCAGCAACTGCTGGTGCCGCTCGGCGGCACGCCGCATTTTGGCAAGCACCTGGCGATGGATCTCTACGACTTCCCGGCCCTGCTGCCGCGCTGGCACGACTTCCTGGCCTTGAAGCGCGAGCTCGATCCCCATGGCCGCTTCGAAAACCGCTGGCTCGGCGAGCTGTTCGCCAACCGGTGA
- a CDS encoding cyclic diguanylate phosphodiesterase: MRYCSAADTARPRPRLLITLLMFALPMLLGNWAMLVRYRVDLQWESHQAASHTLALMETMLSHAQAANRQALPFLGKPCATALPTLRSLVAMVPFVRSVNLSQGDSIYCTSQFGRRRIPYTAEQYSQGQLRLMEGNEVRRHHPVLSVRTGTVQGAVMTLIDGDYLNFMLRLNQGAMPLMLRVGDCWLDEEGHFFAAKPSLASQGHVELQAAGYPLSIYAGYSSAPTLMGLWWHHGFGVWLLFAFSAGVALLMWWLLGRPRSPTSELARALRAKEFIPYLQPLVESGSERIMGAEVLMRWQHPDVGLIRPDLFIPQAEASGLIVPMTSLIMGKVGPQLAASQAQLPDGFHVSFNISAAHCRDDSLLEECRSFLARFAPGKVILVLELTERELLVADLHTLSLFQALNEMGIKLAIDDFGTGHSSLVYLQQFHVDYLKIDQSFIARIGTESLSEHIVDNVIDLGHRLGLALVAEGVETREQAEYLKGKVTYLQGYLLGRPMPIQQFCDEWLAQESSPAIDAEEALLEPA, from the coding sequence ATGCGTTATTGCTCCGCGGCCGACACGGCCAGACCCAGGCCAAGACTGCTGATCACCTTGCTGATGTTCGCGCTGCCCATGCTGCTCGGCAACTGGGCCATGCTCGTTCGCTATCGGGTCGATCTGCAGTGGGAGTCCCATCAGGCGGCGAGCCATACCCTGGCGCTGATGGAAACCATGCTGTCTCATGCCCAGGCGGCCAATCGCCAGGCCTTACCATTTCTGGGCAAGCCCTGCGCCACTGCGCTGCCGACCCTCAGATCCCTGGTCGCCATGGTGCCCTTCGTGCGTTCGGTCAACCTGAGCCAGGGAGACAGCATCTACTGCACCTCCCAGTTTGGCCGACGCCGGATCCCCTATACCGCCGAGCAGTACAGTCAGGGCCAGCTGCGCCTGATGGAAGGGAACGAGGTGCGGCGGCATCATCCCGTCCTCTCGGTGCGCACCGGCACTGTGCAAGGGGCGGTGATGACCCTGATCGATGGGGATTACCTCAACTTCATGCTGAGACTCAACCAGGGAGCCATGCCCCTGATGCTCAGGGTGGGTGATTGCTGGCTCGACGAGGAGGGCCACTTCTTCGCCGCCAAGCCTTCCCTGGCGAGTCAGGGGCATGTCGAGCTCCAGGCTGCTGGCTATCCTCTCTCCATCTATGCGGGCTACTCCTCTGCGCCCACCCTGATGGGGCTGTGGTGGCATCATGGCTTCGGGGTCTGGCTGCTGTTTGCCTTCAGTGCCGGTGTAGCCTTGCTCATGTGGTGGCTGCTGGGGCGTCCCCGCTCCCCGACCAGCGAGCTGGCCCGGGCCCTGCGGGCCAAAGAATTCATTCCCTACCTGCAACCCCTGGTGGAGAGCGGCAGCGAACGCATCATGGGGGCCGAGGTGCTGATGCGCTGGCAGCATCCCGACGTGGGGCTGATCCGGCCGGATCTCTTCATTCCCCAGGCGGAGGCCAGCGGCCTGATAGTGCCCATGACCAGCCTCATCATGGGGAAGGTGGGGCCGCAGCTGGCCGCGAGCCAGGCGCAGTTGCCCGATGGCTTCCATGTCAGCTTCAACATCAGTGCGGCCCATTGCCGCGACGACAGCCTGCTGGAGGAGTGCCGCAGCTTCCTCGCCCGCTTCGCACCGGGCAAGGTGATCCTGGTGCTGGAGCTGACCGAGCGGGAGCTGCTGGTGGCGGATCTCCATACCCTCTCGCTGTTCCAGGCGTTGAACGAGATGGGGATCAAGCTGGCCATAGATGATTTTGGCACCGGCCACTCCAGCCTGGTCTATCTGCAGCAGTTCCATGTGGACTACCTCAAGATCGACCAGTCCTTCATCGCGCGCATAGGTACCGAGTCCCTTTCCGAGCACATAGTCGACAACGTGATCGATCTGGGCCACCGTCTCGGCCTGGCGCTGGTAGCCGAAGGGGTCGAGACCCGCGAACAGGCGGAGTATCTCAAGGGCAAGGTGACCTATCTGCAGGGCTACCTGCTCGGCCGCCCCATGCCCATCCAGCAATTCTGCGACGAGTGGCTGGCGCAGGAGTCCTCGCCAGCGATTGACGCCGAAGAGGCGCTGCTTGAACCAGCCTGA
- a CDS encoding 3-oxoacyl-ACP reductase family protein produces MLTVKPLSGQVAFVQGGSRGIGAAIVKRLARDGAAVAFTYVSSASKAEELVATITAAGGKALAIRADSADAVAVQHAIRQSVTCFGRLDILVNNAGVLVWGHLEELTLDDLDRTLAVNIRSVFVACQEAAHHMGKGGRIINIGSTNADRIPMAGGSVYAMSKSALVGLTKGMARDLGPRGITVNNVQPGPVDTDMNPADGESAEQLKGMMALARYGKDEEIASFVAYLAGPEAGYVTGASLTIDGGFSA; encoded by the coding sequence ATGTTGACCGTCAAACCCCTCAGTGGACAAGTTGCCTTCGTACAAGGTGGTTCCCGCGGCATAGGTGCCGCCATTGTGAAACGCCTCGCTCGCGACGGTGCCGCCGTGGCCTTTACCTATGTCTCTTCCGCCAGCAAGGCAGAAGAGCTTGTCGCGACCATCACGGCGGCGGGCGGCAAGGCCCTGGCCATCCGGGCCGACAGCGCGGATGCCGTGGCCGTGCAGCACGCCATCCGCCAGAGCGTCACCTGCTTCGGGCGGCTGGACATTCTCGTCAACAATGCCGGGGTACTGGTATGGGGCCACCTTGAGGAGCTGACCCTGGATGACCTGGATCGCACCCTGGCGGTCAACATCCGCAGCGTCTTCGTGGCCTGTCAGGAGGCGGCTCATCACATGGGCAAGGGGGGGCGCATCATCAACATCGGCAGCACCAATGCAGACCGCATCCCCATGGCGGGCGGGTCCGTCTACGCCATGAGCAAGTCGGCCCTGGTCGGCCTGACCAAAGGCATGGCACGGGATCTGGGCCCGCGGGGCATCACGGTCAACAACGTGCAGCCAGGCCCGGTCGATACCGACATGAACCCGGCTGACGGGGAATCGGCGGAGCAACTGAAGGGGATGATGGCGCTGGCCCGCTATGGCAAGGATGAGGAGATCGCCAGCTTCGTCGCCTACCTGGCGGGGCCTGAAGCAGGCTATGTCACTGGCGCCAGTCTGACCATAGATGGCGGCTTCTCCGCCTGA
- a CDS encoding LysR family transcriptional regulator, whose protein sequence is MNGEKNSQKSLSLPSLTALRCFEVAARTEHFGRAADELHLTHGAISRAVRLLEEDLGVRLFERRQRRVFLTEAGDRLYLAVREGLGQIRETAQALRQRSRPQSLVLSCEPTLLMRWLIPRWPAFQALHPELDVHLMAGGGALSFGSGIDLAIRRNDFDWPEDLHSQLLFEELTGPVCQPGKVAQFFEPRGEESALRPSAPRLHTKTRPDAWSRWQENAGPPLNDEAPSLRFEHFYFSLQAAVAGLGVAIGPYRLVCDDLEAGLLVAPLGFVPDGTGYHLLAPARPEPGSAHETLANWLHSLS, encoded by the coding sequence ATGAACGGTGAGAAAAATTCACAGAAAAGCCTGTCGCTGCCCTCCCTGACGGCCCTGCGCTGTTTCGAGGTGGCGGCCCGCACCGAGCACTTCGGCCGCGCCGCCGACGAGCTGCACCTCACCCATGGTGCCATCAGCCGGGCGGTGCGCCTGCTGGAGGAAGATCTGGGAGTCAGGCTGTTCGAGCGGCGCCAGCGCCGGGTCTTCCTGACCGAGGCGGGCGACCGGCTCTATCTGGCGGTCAGGGAGGGGCTGGGGCAGATCCGGGAGACGGCCCAGGCGCTGCGCCAGCGGAGCCGCCCCCAGTCGCTGGTGCTCTCCTGCGAGCCCACCCTGCTGATGCGCTGGCTGATCCCGCGCTGGCCCGCCTTTCAGGCCCTGCACCCCGAGCTGGACGTTCACCTGATGGCGGGGGGCGGCGCCCTCAGTTTTGGCAGCGGCATCGATCTCGCCATCCGGCGCAATGACTTCGACTGGCCCGAGGATCTGCACAGCCAGCTGCTGTTCGAGGAGCTGACCGGGCCTGTCTGTCAGCCGGGCAAGGTGGCGCAGTTTTTCGAGCCGCGAGGGGAAGAGTCCGCCCTGCGTCCCTCGGCCCCCCGCCTGCACACCAAGACACGCCCGGATGCCTGGTCACGCTGGCAGGAGAATGCAGGCCCTCCCCTGAATGACGAGGCACCCAGCCTGCGCTTCGAGCACTTCTACTTCAGCCTGCAGGCGGCGGTGGCGGGCCTTGGCGTCGCCATAGGCCCCTATCGGCTGGTGTGTGACGACCTGGAGGCAGGGCTACTGGTGGCCCCGCTCGGTTTCGTTCCGGATGGCACCGGCTACCACCTGCTCGCTCCCGCCAGACCCGAGCCCGGCAGCGCCCACGAGACGCTGGCGAACTGGTTGCACAGCCTGAGCTGA
- a CDS encoding LysR family transcriptional regulator, whose translation MTVQDPFLSVRHFVAVARTGSFTAAALGLGLTGSALSKSIVRLEARLGVKLLHRTTRRVSLTPEGEAYLASCLQAMRVLEEAEQSLASGKQSPSGRVRIDLPAAFGRRHVLPILLELAGQHPQLDLSVTFNERKVDLIEANIDLVVRIGALEDQADLVARRLGEQRLVICGAPSYLARRGVPLTPDELSRHDCIIDWRAGHRHGWLLRNGAGKTEARDIPVRYEMGDGEAVRAAALAGLGLVQVPTWLVNEQLGSGALVSVLDDHSGGEMPINLLWARSQHMPLKVRVLVDALLLAAQQSGSAFRAT comes from the coding sequence ATGACAGTACAGGACCCCTTTCTGAGCGTCAGACACTTTGTCGCCGTGGCTCGGACAGGCAGTTTTACCGCAGCGGCGCTGGGGCTGGGGCTGACCGGCTCGGCGTTGAGCAAGAGCATAGTGCGCCTGGAGGCGCGACTGGGGGTCAAGCTGCTGCACAGAACAACCCGTCGGGTGAGCCTGACCCCGGAAGGAGAGGCGTATCTGGCCAGCTGTCTTCAGGCTATGCGGGTGCTGGAGGAGGCGGAGCAGAGCCTTGCATCGGGAAAGCAGAGCCCGTCGGGTCGCGTGCGCATCGATCTGCCCGCTGCGTTTGGCCGCAGGCACGTGCTGCCTATCCTGCTGGAACTGGCTGGTCAGCATCCACAGCTGGATCTGTCGGTGACCTTCAACGAGCGCAAGGTCGATCTCATCGAGGCCAACATCGATCTGGTGGTACGCATAGGGGCGCTGGAGGACCAGGCGGATCTCGTTGCGCGCCGTCTGGGGGAGCAGAGGCTGGTCATCTGCGGGGCGCCCTCCTATCTGGCCAGGCGCGGGGTGCCCTTGACCCCGGATGAGCTGTCACGGCACGACTGCATCATCGACTGGCGAGCCGGCCATCGTCATGGCTGGCTGCTGAGGAATGGGGCGGGCAAAACGGAAGCCCGTGACATCCCGGTGCGCTACGAGATGGGGGATGGGGAAGCAGTGCGGGCAGCGGCACTGGCTGGCCTTGGGCTGGTGCAGGTGCCGACCTGGCTGGTAAACGAGCAGTTGGGATCGGGCGCCCTCGTCTCGGTGCTCGATGATCACTCCGGCGGCGAGATGCCGATCAATCTCCTCTGGGCCCGTAGTCAGCACATGCCGCTCAAGGTGCGCGTCCTGGTCGATGCCTTGCTGCTGGCGGCGCAACAGAGTGGCAGTGCCTTCCGGGCCACCTGA